A single genomic interval of Cupriavidus sp. MP-37 harbors:
- the rlmH gene encoding 23S rRNA (pseudouridine(1915)-N(3))-methyltransferase RlmH, translating to MQLVIVAVGHKMPGWIETGFSEYAKRMPPELRIELREVKPETRSSSNNAATVMQREAARIESVLASLSKQCRIVALDERGRDFTTVQLAAQLSDWQREGGDVAFLIGGADGLDPALKARASTLIRLSSLTLPHGMVRVLLAEQLYRAWSVTQNHPYHRA from the coding sequence ATGCAACTGGTGATCGTGGCCGTCGGCCACAAGATGCCCGGCTGGATCGAAACCGGCTTCAGCGAATACGCCAAGCGCATGCCGCCCGAACTGCGCATCGAGCTGCGCGAGGTCAAGCCGGAAACACGCTCTTCCAGCAATAACGCCGCCACCGTGATGCAGCGCGAAGCCGCGCGCATCGAGTCGGTGCTGGCCAGCCTGTCGAAGCAGTGCCGCATCGTTGCGCTGGACGAGCGCGGCCGCGACTTCACCACGGTGCAACTGGCCGCGCAGCTGAGCGACTGGCAGCGCGAGGGCGGCGACGTGGCCTTCCTGATCGGCGGCGCCGACGGGCTCGATCCCGCGCTCAAGGCCCGCGCCAGCACGCTGATCCGGCTGTCCAGCCTGACCCTGCCGCACGGCATGGTGCGCGTGCTGCTGGCCGAGCAGCTGTACCGCGCGTGGTCCGTCACGCAGAACCACCCCTACCATCGGGCCTGA
- a CDS encoding nucleoside triphosphate pyrophosphatase codes for MPDTLHAPLHDYLYLASQSPRRRELLTQLGVRFELLLADDDEDAEALEAVLPGESPDDYVQRVCALKAEAALRRRERRALPDAPVLTSDTTVCLGGRILGKPADGADAAAMLGALGGATHRVLTAVTVVSATGMRHALSVSEVTFRPLQPAEIERYVASNEPLGKAGAYGIQGRAAEFVARIAGSYSGIMGLPLFETAALLRQARLRF; via the coding sequence ATGCCCGACACCCTGCACGCCCCCCTGCACGACTACCTCTACCTCGCCTCGCAAAGCCCGCGCCGGCGCGAGCTGCTGACCCAGCTCGGCGTGCGCTTCGAACTGCTGCTGGCCGACGACGACGAAGACGCCGAAGCGCTCGAGGCCGTGCTGCCCGGCGAAAGCCCCGACGACTATGTCCAGCGCGTGTGCGCGCTCAAGGCCGAAGCCGCGCTGCGCCGCCGCGAACGCCGCGCGCTGCCGGATGCGCCGGTGCTGACCTCGGACACCACGGTCTGCCTGGGCGGCCGCATCCTCGGCAAGCCCGCCGACGGCGCCGACGCCGCCGCCATGCTGGGCGCGCTGGGGGGCGCCACGCACCGCGTGCTGACCGCGGTGACGGTGGTGTCGGCCACCGGCATGCGCCATGCGCTGTCGGTTTCCGAAGTCACCTTCCGCCCGCTGCAGCCCGCCGAAATCGAGCGCTATGTCGCCAGCAACGAGCCGCTGGGCAAGGCCGGCGCCTACGGCATCCAGGGCCGCGCGGCCGAGTTCGTGGCGCGGATTGCGGGCAGCTATTCAGGTATCATGGGCTTGCCCTTGTTTGAGACGGCGGCGTTACTTCGCCAGGCCCGGCTGCGGTTCTGA
- the rng gene encoding ribonuclease G, giving the protein MTEDILVNITPQETRVAIVQQAAVQELHVERTLTRGLVGNIYLGKVVRVLPGMQSAFIDIGLERAAFLHVADIWHPRDPDRNSSTPQLAIEKTLFEGQALMVQVIKDPIGTKGARLSTQVSIAGRTLVYLPQDPHIGISQRIEGEVDREALRSRVQGLVPADERGGFIVRTIAEEATDEELGNDIAYLRKIWGAIRQNATTLPAPNLLYQDLNLAQRVLRDFINDATGVIQIDSRENYQMLLEFAKEYTPAVLPRLSHYTGERPIFDLFNIDAEIEKALSRRVDLKSGGYLMIDQTEAMTTIDVNTGGYVGARNFDDTIFKTNLEAAHTIARQLRLRNLGGIIIIDFIDMENAEHRDAVLSELKRALSRDRTRITVNSFSQLGLVEMTRKRTRESLAHVLCEQCPVCQGKGQVKTPRTVCYDILREIMRESRQFNPREFRILASQEVIDLFLEEESQHLAMLGDFIGKPISLQVESTFHQEQYDIILM; this is encoded by the coding sequence ATGACTGAAGACATACTCGTCAACATCACGCCCCAAGAGACCCGCGTCGCCATCGTGCAGCAGGCCGCCGTCCAGGAACTGCATGTCGAACGCACGCTCACGCGCGGGCTGGTCGGCAATATCTACCTGGGCAAGGTGGTGCGGGTGCTGCCCGGCATGCAGTCGGCCTTTATCGACATCGGGCTGGAGCGCGCCGCCTTCCTGCACGTGGCCGACATCTGGCATCCGCGCGACCCGGACCGCAACAGTTCCACCCCGCAGCTCGCCATCGAGAAGACCCTGTTCGAAGGCCAGGCGCTGATGGTGCAGGTGATCAAGGACCCGATCGGCACCAAGGGCGCGCGGCTGTCGACCCAGGTCAGCATTGCCGGCCGCACGCTGGTGTACCTGCCGCAGGACCCGCATATCGGCATCTCGCAGCGCATCGAAGGCGAAGTCGACCGCGAGGCGCTGCGCAGCCGCGTGCAGGGACTGGTGCCCGCCGACGAGCGCGGCGGCTTTATCGTGCGCACCATCGCCGAGGAAGCGACCGACGAGGAACTCGGCAACGATATCGCCTACCTGCGCAAGATCTGGGGCGCGATCCGCCAGAACGCCACTACCCTGCCCGCGCCCAACCTGCTCTACCAGGACCTGAACCTGGCCCAGCGCGTGCTGCGCGACTTCATCAACGACGCCACCGGCGTGATCCAGATCGACTCGCGCGAGAACTACCAGATGCTGCTGGAGTTCGCCAAGGAATACACGCCGGCGGTGCTGCCGCGGCTGTCGCACTACACCGGCGAGCGGCCGATCTTCGACCTGTTCAATATCGACGCCGAGATCGAGAAGGCGCTGTCGCGCCGGGTGGACCTGAAGTCTGGCGGCTACCTGATGATCGACCAGACCGAGGCGATGACGACCATCGACGTCAACACCGGCGGCTACGTGGGCGCGCGCAACTTCGACGACACCATCTTCAAGACCAACCTGGAGGCGGCCCATACCATCGCGCGCCAGCTGCGGCTGCGCAACCTCGGCGGCATCATCATCATCGACTTCATCGACATGGAGAACGCCGAGCACCGCGATGCGGTGCTGTCCGAGCTCAAGCGCGCGCTGTCGCGCGACCGCACCCGCATCACCGTCAACAGCTTCTCGCAGCTGGGCCTGGTCGAGATGACGCGCAAGCGCACGCGCGAGTCGCTGGCGCATGTGTTGTGCGAGCAATGCCCGGTCTGCCAGGGCAAGGGCCAGGTCAAGACGCCGCGCACGGTCTGCTACGACATCCTGCGCGAGATCATGCGCGAATCGCGCCAGTTCAACCCGCGCGAGTTCCGCATCCTGGCCTCGCAGGAAGTGATCGACCTGTTCCTGGAAGAGGAAAGCCAGCACCTGGCGATGCTGGGCGACTTCATCGGCAAGCCGATCTCGCTGCAGGTGGAATCGACCTTCCACCAGGAGCAGTACGACATTATCCTGATGTGA